One Halolamina litorea genomic window carries:
- a CDS encoding phytoene desaturase family protein has product MDVAPDLASLDGHDVVVIGGGVGGLSTACYLAGAGADVTLLERNEQLGGRASVMERDGFRFDMGPSWYLMPDVFERFFAHFDRDVSDYYELSRLDPHYRIEWKDGDSLELAPDIETNAERFEAYEEGAGETLKEYLAESEYTYDVGMEHFVYEDRPKLRDYLDPDVGRQARGLALLGTMQDHVEDYFDHPKLQQVMQYTLVFLGGSPHNTPALYNLMSHVDFELGVFYPDGGLASVIDGLVDLGAELGVEYRAGADVTQIHGQRGSFKVDYDAADPAAFAPSDRHEEYRVDSAGYELADLVVSDADYAHTEQELLPENKRQYSEEYWDSRTYAPSAFLLYMGVEGDIPDLAHHTLVLPTEWDEHFGQIFDEPAWPDDPAYYLCAPSKTDDSVAPEGHSNLFALVPIAPGLDDTEETREAYRETVLEDIAENTGTDLRDRIVVEETFSVSEFGERYNTMQGSALGLAHTLKQTALLRPSHASDEVEGLYFTGSYTTPGIGVPMCLISGQLTAEAMADREA; this is encoded by the coding sequence ATGGACGTTGCTCCGGACCTCGCTTCACTCGACGGTCACGACGTGGTCGTGATCGGCGGCGGCGTCGGCGGCCTCTCGACGGCCTGTTACCTCGCCGGCGCCGGCGCCGACGTGACCCTCCTCGAACGGAACGAGCAACTCGGCGGCCGCGCGAGCGTGATGGAACGCGACGGCTTCCGGTTCGACATGGGACCCTCGTGGTACCTGATGCCCGACGTGTTCGAGCGCTTCTTCGCTCACTTCGACCGGGACGTGAGCGACTACTACGAACTCTCGCGGCTTGACCCCCACTACCGAATCGAGTGGAAGGACGGCGACTCCCTCGAACTGGCCCCGGACATCGAGACCAACGCCGAGCGCTTCGAGGCGTACGAGGAGGGCGCCGGCGAGACGCTCAAGGAGTACCTCGCGGAGTCGGAGTACACCTACGACGTGGGGATGGAACACTTCGTCTACGAGGACCGCCCGAAGCTGCGGGACTACCTCGACCCCGACGTCGGCAGGCAGGCCCGCGGCCTCGCGCTTCTGGGGACGATGCAGGACCACGTCGAGGACTACTTCGATCACCCCAAACTCCAGCAGGTGATGCAGTACACCCTCGTCTTCCTCGGGGGGTCGCCTCACAACACCCCGGCGCTCTACAACCTCATGAGCCACGTCGACTTCGAACTCGGGGTCTTCTACCCCGACGGCGGCCTCGCGTCGGTCATCGACGGCCTCGTCGACCTCGGCGCCGAACTCGGCGTCGAGTACCGCGCCGGCGCCGACGTGACACAGATCCACGGCCAGCGCGGGAGCTTCAAGGTCGACTACGACGCCGCCGACCCCGCGGCGTTCGCCCCGAGCGACCGCCACGAGGAGTACCGCGTCGACTCGGCTGGCTACGAACTGGCGGACCTCGTCGTCAGCGACGCCGACTACGCCCACACCGAACAGGAACTCCTCCCCGAGAACAAACGGCAGTACAGCGAGGAATACTGGGACTCCCGCACCTACGCCCCGTCGGCGTTCCTGCTCTACATGGGCGTCGAGGGCGATATCCCCGACCTCGCCCACCACACGCTCGTGCTCCCCACCGAGTGGGACGAGCACTTCGGCCAGATCTTCGACGAACCGGCGTGGCCCGACGACCCGGCGTACTACCTCTGTGCGCCCTCGAAGACCGACGACTCCGTCGCCCCCGAGGGTCACTCGAACCTCTTTGCGCTGGTCCCCATCGCGCCCGGCCTCGACGACACCGAGGAGACCCGCGAGGCCTACCGCGAGACGGTGCTCGAAGACATCGCGGAGAACACCGGCACGGACCTGCGGGACCGTATCGTCGTCGAGGAGACGTTCTCTGTCTCGGAGTTCGGCGAGCGCTACAACACGATGCAGGGGTCGGCGCTCGGACTGGCCCACACCCTCAAGCAGACCGCGCTGCTGCGGCCCTCCCACGCCTCCGACGAGGTCGAGGGGCTCTACTTCACCGGCTCCTACACCACCCCGGGCATCGGCGTCCCGATGTGTCTGATCAGCGGCCAGCTGACGGCGGAAGCGATGGCCGACCGCGAAGCCTGA
- a CDS encoding aspartate aminotransferase family protein, which produces MSQPDQGQNIPHWYAGDADGDVLSLSSGEGARVTDDAGREYLDFMAQLYCVNAGHSCEPIVDAMTQQAREIPYVSSSKTTPAREELAGRLADRAPGDLNDVFFSISGSEANESAIQIAREVQDAPKVLTRWRSYHGSTYAAGALSGDPQTRAVVERHAATTGVGKFLPPMVNNSPFDGDTPEEIGKQAADHLEFVIKNEGPDSVAAVLTEPVAGTSGAYPAPPGYFERVREICDEYDVLLISDEVIAGFGRCGDWFGIQTEGVEPDMITFAKGVTSAYAPLAGVLASEEIAAEVRDDGHPLGQTFAGHPVACAAGNAAMDAYADGLIENGRALAPYLEARLRELDEKHDEVAHVHGRGLLWSVEFADPGTGEPYVDPRVEPDADNPVETVREVAGDHGVLFGSGRPDTQVICSPPLCIDRADVDEAVDALDAGIEATF; this is translated from the coding sequence ATGTCACAGCCTGATCAGGGACAGAACATCCCACACTGGTACGCCGGCGATGCCGACGGCGACGTGCTCTCGCTCAGTTCCGGCGAGGGCGCACGGGTCACCGACGACGCCGGGCGGGAGTACCTCGACTTCATGGCACAGCTCTACTGCGTGAACGCCGGCCACTCCTGTGAGCCGATCGTCGACGCCATGACCCAGCAAGCTCGGGAGATCCCCTACGTTTCCTCCTCGAAGACCACCCCGGCCCGCGAGGAGTTGGCGGGGCGGCTTGCGGACCGTGCGCCGGGGGACCTGAACGACGTGTTCTTCTCCATCTCGGGCAGCGAGGCCAACGAGTCGGCCATCCAGATCGCCCGCGAGGTACAGGACGCGCCGAAGGTGCTGACGCGCTGGCGTTCCTATCACGGCTCGACCTACGCCGCCGGCGCGCTCTCGGGCGATCCCCAGACCCGCGCCGTCGTCGAGCGCCACGCCGCCACCACCGGCGTGGGGAAGTTCCTCCCGCCGATGGTCAACAACTCGCCGTTCGACGGCGACACGCCCGAGGAGATCGGCAAGCAGGCCGCCGACCACCTGGAGTTCGTCATCAAGAACGAGGGGCCGGACTCCGTCGCCGCGGTGCTCACCGAACCGGTCGCGGGCACCTCCGGCGCCTACCCGGCGCCGCCGGGCTACTTCGAGCGCGTTCGGGAGATCTGTGACGAGTACGACGTGCTCCTCATCTCGGACGAGGTGATCGCCGGGTTCGGCCGCTGTGGGGACTGGTTCGGCATCCAGACCGAAGGTGTGGAGCCGGACATGATCACCTTCGCCAAAGGGGTCACGAGCGCGTACGCGCCGCTCGCGGGCGTGCTCGCCAGCGAGGAGATCGCCGCTGAAGTCCGCGACGACGGCCACCCGCTCGGCCAGACGTTCGCCGGCCATCCCGTCGCCTGCGCCGCCGGGAACGCCGCGATGGACGCCTACGCCGACGGCCTGATCGAGAACGGCCGGGCGCTGGCGCCGTACCTCGAAGCGCGACTCCGCGAACTCGACGAGAAACACGACGAGGTCGCGCACGTCCACGGTCGGGGGCTGCTCTGGTCGGTGGAGTTCGCCGACCCGGGGACGGGTGAGCCCTACGTCGACCCGCGGGTCGAACCGGACGCCGACAACCCCGTCGAGACGGTTCGGGAGGTGGCGGGGGACCACGGCGTGCTGTTCGGGTCGGGTCGGCCCGACACGCAGGTGATCTGTTCGCCGCCGCTGTGTATCGACCGTGCGGACGTCGACGAAGCCGTCGACGCGTTGGACGCCGGGATCGAGGCGACGTTCTAG
- a CDS encoding SDR family oxidoreductase, giving the protein MEDTTVVVTGAGGAIGGALVEAFAEAGATVLAGVHSDGRFDDHDGVESMRVDARDEFDVEFLMERAAKAGGEIDLVIPCAAVFHGSPGEQRLAEEGYAAFDDEYRTNARGVFLAIKEALPHCAADARVLVPSGSITETAKPGYGGYAVSKAAAEAVARQFAVEVEPAVGVVDPGVVESDLTGGQGRDPADVVGLFQWAATEVDAEALNGERLGLAAWKRATR; this is encoded by the coding sequence ATGGAAGACACGACAGTCGTCGTCACCGGCGCGGGCGGCGCCATCGGCGGCGCGTTGGTCGAAGCGTTCGCCGAGGCGGGGGCGACGGTGCTCGCGGGCGTCCACAGCGACGGCCGGTTCGACGACCACGACGGCGTCGAGTCCATGCGGGTCGACGCCCGCGACGAGTTCGACGTGGAGTTCCTGATGGAGCGCGCCGCCAAGGCCGGCGGCGAGATCGACCTCGTGATCCCCTGTGCGGCGGTGTTCCACGGTTCGCCGGGCGAGCAGCGCCTCGCCGAGGAGGGCTACGCGGCCTTCGACGACGAGTACCGGACGAACGCCCGCGGCGTCTTCCTCGCGATCAAGGAGGCGCTCCCGCACTGTGCCGCCGACGCGCGGGTGCTCGTTCCCTCGGGTTCGATAACCGAGACCGCCAAACCAGGCTACGGCGGCTACGCGGTCTCGAAAGCCGCGGCCGAAGCCGTCGCTCGACAGTTCGCCGTCGAGGTCGAACCGGCTGTCGGCGTCGTCGATCCCGGCGTCGTCGAGAGCGACCTCACGGGCGGGCAGGGCCGCGACCCCGCGGACGTGGTGGGACTGTTCCAGTGGGCCGCGACCGAGGTCGACGCCGAGGCGCTGAACGGCGAGCGCCTCGGGCTGGCGGCGTGGAAGCGCGCGACGCGCTAG
- a CDS encoding DUF5816 domain-containing protein, with protein sequence MQLEAIRTAEGETIHVDRSDGEKGSKDYFFVAYVSEDGAERWGYFCGNCETTDNAMDSMGRIECNVCGNVKKPDQWDAAHE encoded by the coding sequence ATGCAACTGGAGGCCATCCGAACCGCGGAGGGCGAGACGATTCACGTCGACCGCAGCGACGGCGAGAAGGGGTCGAAGGACTACTTCTTCGTCGCCTACGTCTCCGAGGACGGCGCCGAGCGCTGGGGCTACTTCTGTGGCAACTGCGAGACCACCGACAACGCGATGGACTCGATGGGTCGGATCGAGTGCAACGTCTGTGGCAACGTGAAAAAGCCCGATCAGTGGGACGCGGCGCACGAATAG